A single region of the Pyricularia oryzae 70-15 chromosome 4, whole genome shotgun sequence genome encodes:
- a CDS encoding DDHD domain-containing protein produces the protein MSSSRQKIHSHGPGCRLAPLSYPTETNPELHGIPPLVAQFFYSSVIPIDDPLALAAAPDAKSSKPNPPRPFSQGDNNSLEKAWLSLASGEDRRDHRYALKSRSPSPSSARTDQKKIDAICKHLVHKHVEKHRKEGLVPSADATQEDGPICCAELRIDASNELRRAFCALVRKRRKGLDEDTVIPAVMLELEKALATEESPTQPNRAKSASISSTAPVTIGSIPSILNNEPGSAPSSLPATRIGRPERRTKGDSEAESRRSSISRANVVPLGMTKVSTSAPRPPIVDDGIAGKPFVRVATPDVPLGSFSPGLSSLLKGTDNGSKPPSREGKALDPGQVSENSNQESANGLPVEDNRTWELRGQPVEVPVGVSRLHMVSLPVLQMKPIYWSPVNDISIVFRATWFYRDTMTPVEPQAANQLESGYRELQPWTEAWNDELRCAIDVGALGEEKVVQPLWPQPVQNKHNKPQEDDPPIPEPSISDDPHCAARCFHGEAAAEGTLEAIQKPDGNVQKSHANYYVLYKNSREAFLLKPSLKPSAYYGRRPVNKIVKGTDVGTPVVRGFDRDAWIRLHERPTSKSMAAETQMLSRGSAPQTAAGVTCFACQADLDRWRVNDLVLVAHGIGQKFAERVESFHFTHAINAFRRAVNVELGNEQLRQAMGNGPGGKNGIMVLPVNWRHKLSFEDGGPMQDTDGATSVPDGFNLKDIEPKTIPAVRSMISDIMFDIPFYMSHHKPKMVHALVGEANRVYRLWCNNNPGFAEQGRVHLIAHSLGSVMALEVLSNQPTKTPPMNDLDLDNARHFAFDTANLFLLGSPAGFFLLLERGQLVPRRGRLKPGADPADVSADDVVSEQGQFGCLAVNNIYNILAREDPIAYLLNGTIDPVYAASLKTAYVPTTNVGMFQSIGNGIKGLWGGGASNVHQQAGAAAASVRPSATMRLPSQLELEVHDFTREEIAERKAYLLNDNGQIDYYLRSGGGPLEIQYLNMLSAHSSYWTSPDLVRMLCMEIGRKPGRSNTYPGMRAQKATKRMVPSLN, from the exons ATGTCCTCCAGCAGGCAGAAAATCCATAGCCACGGGCCTGGCTGTCGTCTAGCGCCCTTGAGCTATCCCACCGAGACCAATCCAGAATTACACGGCATCCCGCCGCTTGTTGCCCAATTCTTctattcgtccgttataccCATCGATGACCCTCTTGCCCTGGCAGCGGCGCCCGATGCCAAGTCCTCAAAACCGAACCCTCCACGACCATTCTCGCAGGGTGACAACAACTCACTCGAGAAAGCATGGCTTTCACTCGCCTCGGGCGAAGACCGACGAGACCACCGTTACGCTCTGAAAAGCAGAAGCCCCAGCCCGTCCTCTGCACGGACTGATCAGAAGAAAATCGACGCCATCTGCAAACATCTAGTACACAAACATGTCGAGAAACACAGGAAGGAAGGCCTGGTTCCCTCCGCTGATGCAACACAAGAAGATGGGCCGATATGCTGTGCCGAACTTCGTATCGACGCCTCCAACGAACTTAGGCGTGCCTTTTGTGCCCTGGTTCGTAAACGTCGGAAAGGGCTCGACGAAGACACTGTGATTCCAGCTGTGATGCTAGAGCTAGAGAAGGCATTAGCAACCGAAGAATCACCTACTCAGCCCAACCGAGCCAAGTCTGCGAGTATATCTTCGACCGCACCCGTTACAATTGGTTCAATCCCATCTATACTCAATAACGAGCCTGGTTCGGCTCCATCGAGCCTACCGGCTACCAGAATTGGAAGGCCAGAGCGTCGAACAAAAGGAGATAGCGAGGCAGAGAGTAGACGTTCGAGCATTAGTAGGGCAAATGTGGTGCCCCTTGGTATGACCAAGGTATCGACATCAGCGCCAAGACCACCAATTGTAGATGATGGAATCGCAGGCAAGCCTTTTGTGCGAGTTGCCACACCAGATGTTCCCTTGGGATCATTCAGCCCAGGCTTGTCTTCGCTTCTGAAGGGGACCGATAATGGCTCCAAACCCCCATCAAGGGAGGGGAAAGCCTTAGACCCAGGGCAAGTGTCGGAGAATTCAAATCAAGAATCAGCCAATGGCTTGCCAGTTGAGGACAACAGAACATGGGAGCTTCGCGGTCAACCAGTTGAGGTTCCAGTGGGCGTTTCTCGTCTACACATGGTCTCACTTCCAGTACTGCAAATGAAGCCGATATATTGGTCGCCAGTCAATGATATTAGTATTGTGTTCAGAGCTACTTGGTTCTACAG GGACACCATGACTCCTGTCGAGCCACAAGCAGCCAATCAACTGGAGTCGGGGTACCGAGAGCTCCAGCCTTGGACCGAGGCATGGAATGATGAACTCCGCTGTGCTATTGACGTTGGTGCTTTGGGTGAAGAAAAAGTTGTGCAGCCTCTTTGGCCGCAACCTGTACAGAACAAACACAACAAACCGCAGGAGGATGATCCTCCGATTCCCGAGCCCAGCATTTCGGATGATCCCCATTGCGCTGCTCGATGTTTCCATGGAGAGGCCGCTGCCGAAGGAACCCTTGAAGCCATCCAGAAACCAGACGGAAACGTGCAAAAGAGCCACGCTAATTACTACGTCTTGTACAAAAACTCGCGCGAGGCATTTTTGCTCAAACCCAGCCTCAAGCCATCTGCGTACTACGGACGCAGGCCGGTCAACAAGATCGTCAAGGGAACCGATGTGGGCACGCCTGTTGTCAGGGGATTTGATAGAGATGCATGGATCCGTCTGCACGAGCGCCCCACAAGCAAGTCTATGGCTGCTGAGACCCAAATGCTATCGCGAGGTTCAGCGCCCCAGACAGCTGCGGGCGTGACGTGTTTTGCTTGCCAGGCTGATCTTGATCGCTGGCGTGTCAATGATCTTGTTCTTGTTGCTCACGGCATCGGCCAGAAGTTTGCTGAGAGGGTTGAGAGCTTCCATTTTACACATGCCATCAACGCTTTCCGAAGGGCTGTAAACGTGGAGCTGGGCAATGAGCAGCTACGACAGGCCATGGGTAATGGTCCAGGCGGCAAGAATGGCATCATGGTGTTGCCGGTTAACTGGCGTCACAAGCTTTCCTTCGAGGACGGAGGACCGATGCAGGATACCGATGGGGCAACGTCTGTGCCTGATGGCTTCAATCTCAAGGACATTGAACCAAAGACAATCCCAGCTGTCCGCAGCATGATCTCTGACATTATGTTTGACATACCTTTCTACATGTCTCATCATAAGCCCAAAATGGTACACGCACTGGTTGGTGAGGCGAACAGGGTCTACCGGTTGTGGTGCAACAACAACCCGGGGTTCGCGGAACAAGGCCGCGTACATCTCATTGCTCATTCTTTGGGCAGCGTCATGGCGCTCGAAGTGCTGTCAAACCAGCCCACCAAGACCCCTCCCATGAACGACTTGGACCTGGACAACGCCCGACATTTCGCGTTTGACACAGCCAACCTGTTCCTCCTGGGGAGCCCAGCAGGCTTCTTTCTACTTCTTGAGCGCGGACAGCTAGTGCCCCGACGAGGTCGACTCAAGCCAGGGGCAGATCCTGCGGATGTGTCTGCCGACGATGTCGTTTCTGAGCAAGGCCAGTTCGGCTGCCTTGCAGTGAACAACATATACAATATCCTTGCACGGGAGGACCCGATTGCATACCTACTTAACGGAACTATCGATCCAGTGTATGCCGCAAGTCTCAAGACCGCCTACGTTCCCACCACAAATGTCGGCATGTTCCAGTCTATCGGCAATGGGATCAAAGGACTATGGGGCGGCGGGGCGAGTAATGTACACCAACAGGCCGGTGCTGCGGCAGCATCGGTGCGACCATCCGCTACCATGCGTTTGCCCTCACAGCTCGAGCTGGAGGTGCATGATTTCACTCGAGAGGAGATTGCGGAGCGCAAGGCATATCTGCTGAATGACAACGGACAAATAGATTACTATCTACGTTCCGGGGGCGGGCCTCTAGAGATCCAGTATCTCAACATGCTCAGCGCTCACAGCAGCTACTGGACCAGTCCTGACTTGGTGCGGATGCTTTGCATGGAGATTGGCAGGAAACCCGGTCGCTCAAATACCTACCCAGGAATGAGGGCGCAGAAGGCAACCAAACGAATGGTTCCAAGTCTGAACTGA
- a CDS encoding DNA repair helicase rad15: MLFYIDDLPVIFPYPRIYPEQYAYMCDLKKTLDVGGNCVLEMPSGTGKTATLLSLIVAYQQHYPEHRKLIYCSRTMSEIEKALAELKNLMKYRAGELGKEEDFRGLGLTSRKNLCLHPSVKREKSGAIVDARCRGLTAGFVKEKKEKGEDVELCVYHDNLDLLEPHNLIPNGVWTLEGLLRYGEEHKQCPYFTSRRMMQYCNVIIYSYHYLLDPKIAERVSKELSRDSIIVFDEAHNIDNVCIESLSTDITEDSLRKASRGAMNLEKRINEMRETDQNQLEDEYRKLVEGLREADEARQEDAFMSNPVLPDDLLKEAVPGNIRRAEHFVAFLKRFIEYLKTRMKVLEVISETPPSFLAHLKEYTFIEKKPLRFCAERLTSLVRTLELTNIEDFQPLQEVATFATLVATYDKGFLLLLEPYESEKSQIPNPVLHFTCLDAAIAIKPVFERFKTVIITSGTLSPLEMYPKMLGFDAVVQESYAMTLARRSFLPMIVTKGSDQASISSSFAVRNDPAVVRNYGQLLTEFAKITPDGMVVFFPSYFYMESIISMWQGMKILDEIWKYKLILVETPDAQETAVALETYRTACCNGTGAIMLCVARGKVSEGIDFDHQYGRTVLCIGVPFQYTESLILKARLEFLRETYRIRENDFLSFDAMRHAAQCLGRVLRGKDDYGIMVLADRRFPKKRPQLPKWINQALAESDVNMSTDMAVSAARKFLKSMAQPFRPEDQDGVSRWTIEDLKKHQAKVENDMIRELQAAQGKATNGQAVTVRVIEEDEDYEMDDAAEKDMMQLDA; the protein is encoded by the exons ATGTTGTTCTATATCGA TGACCTGCCGGTCATCTTTCCGTATCCTCGGATATACCCAG AACAATATGC TTATATGTGTGACCTGAAAA AGACACTCGATGTCGGCGGCAACTGTGTACTCGAGATGCCTTCGGGCACTGGCAAAACCGCCACACTGCTGTCGCTCATTGTAGCATACCAGCAGCATTACCCGGAGCATCGGAAGCTTATCTACTGTTCCC GTACCATGTCCGAGATCGAGAAGGCACTTGCGGAGCTAAAGAACTTGATGAAGTACCGAGCCGGCGAACTTGGCAAGGAAGAGGACTTTAGAGGTCTAGGCTTAACCAGTCGTAAAAATCTTTGCCTGCATCCTTCTGTCAAGCGGGAGAAGAGTGGTGCCATCGTCGACGCCAGGTGTCGTGGCCTCACGGCAGGCTTTGTTaaggagaaaaaggaaaagggcgaAGATGTAGAGCTCTGCGTTTATCATGAC AACCTCGATCTCCTGGAACCTCACAACCTCATCCCAAATGGCGTGTGGACCCTGGAAGGCCTGCTGCGGTATGGGGAGGAACATAAGCAGTGTCCGTACTTTACATCACGGCGAATG ATGCAATACTGCAACGTCATAATATACTCTTACCATTACCTGCTGGACCCCAAGATCGCCGAGCGGGTATCAAAAGAGCTTTCAAGGGACTCTATAATAGTCTTTGACGAGGCGCACAACATCGACAACGTGTGTATTGAGTCCCTCAGCACAGATATCACGGAGGACTCGCTGAGGAAAGCCAGCAGAGGTGCCATGAACCTGGAGAAGAGAATCAACGAAATGCGCGAGACCGACCAGAACCAGCTGGAGGACGAGTACCGGAAGTTGGTAGAGGGTCTGCGAGAGGCAGATGAAGCACGGCAAGAAGATGCTTTCATGTCGAATCCCG TCTTACCTGATGATCTGCTGAAGGAGGCGGTTCCGGGAAATATCCGGCGAGCAGAGCACTTTGTGGCATTCTTGAAGAGGTTTATTGAATATCTCAAG ACTCGCATGAAAGTACTGGAGGTCATATCTGAGACACCACCTTCTTTCCTGGCCCATTTGAAAGAGTACACTTTCATCGAGAAGAAACCTCTTAGGTTTTGCGCTGAGCGTCTCACGTCTTTGGTGCGGACATTGGAGCTCACCAATATCGAAGATTTCCAGCCTCTCCAGGAGGTAGCGACTTTTGCCACACTTGTAGCAACCTACGACAAAGGTTTCCTTTTGTTGTTGGAGCCATACGAGAGCGAAAAGTCACAGATTCCAAACCCAGTCCTCCACTTCACGTGCTTGGATGCAGCGATCGCCATCAAACCTGTCTTTGAGCGTTTCAAGACCGTCATCATCACGTCCGGAACCCTGTCGCCTCTGGAGATGTACCCAAAGATGCTTGGGTTCGACGCTGTTGTGCAGGAGTCATATGCCATGACCCTCGCTCGGCGCTCATTTCTGCCGATGATAGTTACAAAAGGAAGCGATCAGGCTTCCATCTCAAGCAGCTTCGCTGTGAGAAATGATCCGGCTGTAGTGCGAAACTACGGTCAGCTGTTGACCGAGTTTGCCAAGATCACGCCAGATGGCATGGTTGTCTTTTTCCCGTCGTATTTCTACATGGAGTCGATCATCAGTATGTGGCAGGGCATGAAGATCCTGGACGAGATCTGGAAGTACAAGCTCATCTTGGTCGAGACGCCGGACGCGCAGGAGACCGCCGTGGCTCTCGAAACGTACCGGACGGCTTGCTGCAACGGCACTGGTGCCATCATGCTCTGCGTCGCCCGAGGCAAGGTCTCGGAAGGTATAGATTTTGACCATCAGTACGGCCGCACGGTGCTGTGCATCGGAGTCCCGTTCCAGTACACAGAATCGCTGATCCTCAAGGCGCGCCTCGAGTTCCTGCGCGAGACATACCGCATCCGCGAGAACGACTTCCTATCCTTCGATGCCATGCGTCACGCGGCGCAGTGTTTGGGTCGTGTGCTGCGTGGAAAGGACGATTACGGAATCATGGTACTCGCTGACCGTCGATTCCCCAAGAAGCGACCCCAGCTGCCCAAGTGGATCAACCAGGCCCTGGCAGAGAGCGACGTCAATATGAGCACCGACATGGCAGTCAGCGCGGCCCGCAAGTTCTTAAAGTCCATGGCGCAGCCTTTCAGGCCCGAGGACCAAGACGGAGTGAGTCGATGGACCATCGAGGATCTGAAAAAGCATCAGGCAAAGGTTGAGAACGACATGATCCGAGAGTTGCAGGCGGCGCAAGGGAAAGCAACCAATGGGCAGGCCGTCACCGTCAGGGTGATCGAGGAGGACGAAGACTACGAAATGGATGATGCGGCAGAAAAGGATATGATGCAGCTGGATGCTTAA